The following are encoded together in the Ooceraea biroi isolate clonal line C1 chromosome 2, Obir_v5.4, whole genome shotgun sequence genome:
- the LOC105280079 gene encoding glucosamine-6-phosphate isomerase isoform X2: protein MRLVICDTVDYVAEWSAKYVAKRINDFQPNQNKYFVLGLPTGSTPLGMYKKLIEYYQQGKVSFKYVKTFNMDEYVDLKRDHPTSYHYYMYNNFFKHIDIDRENVHLLDGNAEDLEKECNDYERKIKEAGGIELFIGGIGPDGHIAFNEPGSSLTSRTRVKTLAHDTLEANARFFGNDINKVPKQALTVGVGTVMDAREVMILITGSNKAFALYKAIEEGVNHMWTVSAFQQHPRTLIICDEDATLELRVKTVKYFKNLWSIHSKLIEQEDRTS, encoded by the exons ATGCGTCTGGTGATTTGTGATACAGTGGACTATGTCGCAGAATGGTCAGCAAAGTACGTTGCAAAGAGGATCAATGACTTCCAGCCTAATCAAAACAAATACTTTGTCCTTGGGCTTCCTACAG GTAGTACACCTTTGGGAATGTACAAAAAACTGATAGAATATTATCAGCAGGGCAAGGTCTCCTTCAAGTATGTTAAGACATTTAACATGGACGAATATGTAGACCTGAAAAGAGACCATCCAACGTCCTATCACTATTACATGTATAACAACTTCTTCAAACACATAGACATCGATCGGGAAAATGTGCATTTACTTGACGGGAACGCGGAAGATCTTGAGAAAGAGTGCAATGATTACGAAAGAAAGATCAAGGAAGCTGGCGGAATAGAATTATTCATTGGAG GTATTGGTCCAGATGGACACATAGCTTTCAATGAGCCAGGCTCGTCGTTAACTTCCCGCACGCGGGTGAAGACCCTCGCGCATGACACTTTGGAGGCTAACGCGAGATTCTTTGGTAACGACATCAACAAGGTGCCGAAGCAGGCCTTGACTGTAGGCGTTGGCACTGTGATGGACGCTAGAGAAGTGATGATTCTTATCACCGGATCTAACAAGGCTTTCGCTCTTTACAAAGCGATTGAAGAGGGTGTCAATCACATGTGGACGGTCTCCGCGTTCCAACAGCACCCTCGTACGCTCATAATTTGCGATGAGGACGCGACTCTGGAGTTACGTGTGAAAACGGTGAAATATTTCAAG aatttaTGGAGTATTCATAGCAAACTGATCGAACAAGAAGATCGAACATCATAA
- the LOC105280078 gene encoding nucleolar GTP-binding protein 2, with the protein MAKSHATNKAPRKQGFNRSGHSMNPERPKEGLKGVAKVRTKATIKRLQMYRNQKPKRNRVGEIISPAPFQGWHSSGTMSRVEPSQRWFGNSRVISQNALQKFQDALGTAMKDPYKVVLKPTQLPVTLLQQKAANARVHLLDVESFGSVFGPKKVRKRPNLAVTSYDELKTLAEKKEDTYNKEKDIKDHDLVREDTGVKDAQRDWIMAAGQSKRIWNELYKVIDSSDVVLQVLDARDPMGTRSPPVERYLKTEKPHKHLMFILNKVDLVPVWITQRWVAILSKEYPTVAFHASLTHPFGKGSLINLLRQFAKLHVDKKQISVGFIGYPNTGKSSIINTLRSKKVCKVAPIAGETKVWQYITLMRRIYLIDCPGVVYPSTETDTEKVLKGVVRVELIQNPEDYIVTVLERVKPEYIRKTYKIQGWTDHVDFLEKLARRSGKLLKKGEPDIAIVARMILNDWQRGKLPFYVPPVGFEEPLPKQVNADETATSKTQDNATNENNDEEQQQTRNSPTKEQAKNQIMVVQEFRKIHVSLPYSGDDVRKDLEQDKSLGASIVEDESSAESETEDVEVEDVSRTTNDKLDTDVQNQEKTCSLNDDENVTENNDENASKEESKMDESGYSDKEICFEQDNLKQSAFSVLDDNFDSSDDEVDSYKVASRSGTFTVSSISSAEKAQSKIKLTSKQRRAMERLNKRKKIGSNFYEVTNVKNRNRNRKVPRTKRK; encoded by the coding sequence ATGGCTAAATCACACGCCACCAATAAAGCCCCGCGTAAGCAGGGCTTCAATCGTTCTGGGCACAGTATGAACCCTGAACGTCCTAAGGAAGGATTGAAAGGAGTTGCTAAAGTACGAACAAAAGCAACTATCAAAAGATTGCAGATGTATCGCAATCAGAAACCAAAACGCAATCGTGTTGGAGAAATCATCAGTCCTGCACCGTTTCAAGGCTGGCACAGTTCTGGGACCATGTCGCGTGTTGAACCATCCCAAAGGTGGTTTGGCAATTCAAGAGTCATCTCACAAAACGCTTTACAAAAGTTTCAGGATGCGTTAGGAACAGCTATGAAGGATCCTTACAAAGTGGTCCTGAAACCCACTCAGTTGCCTGTAACTTTACTTCAGCAGAAAGCAGCGAACGCAAGAGTACATTTGTTGGACGTAGAAAGTTTCGGGAGTGTGTTCGGTCCGAAGAAGGTGAGAAAGAGGCCGAATCTGGCGGTGACATCGTACGACGAATTGAAAACGCTAGCCGAGAAGAAGGAAGATACTTACAATAAGGAAAAGGACATCAAGGACCACGATCTCGTTCGAGAGGACACCGGTGTGAAGGACGCGCAAAGAGACTGGATTATGGCAGCGGGACAAAGCAAGAGAATTTGGAACGAGCTGTACAAAGTCATCGACTCTTCCGACGTTGTTCTGCAGGTATTGGATGCGAGGGATCCAATGGGCACCAGGTCCCCTCCCGTAGAGAGATATCTGAAAACCGAAAAACCTCACAAACACCTGATgttcattttaaataaagtgGATTTGGTGCCGGTATGGATTACGCAAAGATGGGTGGCAATCTTGAGCAAGGAATACCCGACGGTTGCCTTTCACGCATCCTTGACGCATCCGTTCGGCAAGGGCTCGCTGATAAATCTGCTGAGGCAGTTTGCAAAATTGCACGTGGACAAGAAGCAGATTAGCGTGGGTTTTATAGGGTATCCTAACACGGGGAAAAGCTCCATCATAAACACTCTGCGCTCCAAAAAGGTGTGCAAAGTGGCGCCTATAGCTGGAGAGACGAAGGTGTGGCAGTACATAACTCTCATGCGCCGTATCTACCTGATAGATTGTCCAGGTGTCGTTTATCCGTCGACGGAAACCGACACGGAGAAGGTATTGAAGGGAGTTGTGAGGGTGGAACTCATTCAGAACCCGGAGGATTACATTGTTACCGTTCTGGAAAGAGTAAAGCCCGAGTACATACGTAAAACGTACAAAATACAGGGATGGACAGATCACGTCGATTTCCTAGAGAAGCTGGCGCGTCGAAGCGGTAAGCTCCTAAAAAAGGGAGAACCCGACATTGCGATCGTCGCACGTATGATTCTGAACGATTGGCAACGTGGTAAACTGCCGTTTTACGTTCCACCAGTCGGCTTCGAAGAACCTTTACCGAAACAAGTGAATGCAGATGAGACAGCTACGAGTAAGACGCAAGATAATGCAACGAATGAAAATAATGATGAAGAGCAACAACAGACTCGTAACTCACCTACGAAAGAGCAAGCGAAGAATCAAATAATGGTAGTGcaagaatttcgaaaaatacacGTTAGCTTGCCGTACTCGGGTGATGATGTCAGAAAAGATCTAGAACAGGACAAGTCTCTCGGTGCGAGTATTGTAGAAGACGAAAGTAGCGCGGAAAGCGAAACAGAAGACGTTGAAGTAGAAGACGTTTCACGTACAACGAACGATAAACTTGATACAGATGTGCAGAATCAAGAAAAAACATGTTCCTTAAATGATGACGAAAATGTTACagaaaataatgatgaaaatgCAAGCAAAGAAGAATCTAAAATGGACGAAAGTGGCTATTCAGACAAGGAAATTTGTTTTGAGCAGGATAATCTGAAACAAAGCGCATTTAGTGTGCTCGATGATAACTTTGACTCGAGTGACGATGAAGTAGATTCTTATAAAGTTGCATCAAGAAGCGGCACGTTCACTGTCTCGTCAATATCCTCTGCAGAAAAAGCACAATCGAAGATTAAATTAACGAGCAAACAACGGAGGGCCATGGAACGTCTCAATAAGAGGAAAAAGATAGGAAGCAACTTTTACGAAGTGACAAACGTAAAGAACAGAaacagaaatagaaaagtccCGAGGACCAAGAGGAAATAA
- the LOC105280076 gene encoding M-phase phosphoprotein 6 isoform X1: MDNKRVALSKSILEMKFMKRTKDKVEKEQFEEEGEEYFGSQLKSRMKKTSRKFLVEPSYVFCEGLTDGRLSFQGMNPAIEKLMEARDNARARTEVKPEADISDEQMTVTWQKMRAKFDAVKKLRKSQHRKTKTEDEPVEKKLKFLKPVD, from the exons ATGGATAACAAGAGGGTGGCTCTGTCAAAGAGTATATTAGAAATGAAG TTTATGAAGCGGACAAAGGACAAAGTTGAGAAGGAGCAAtttgaagaagaaggagaagagtACTTTGGTAGCCAGTTGAAATCACGCATGAAAAAGACATC TAGAAAATTCCTTGTGGAACCAAGCTATGTTTTCTGCGAGGGTCTCACTGATGGTAGGTTAAGTTTCCAAGGGATGAATCCAGCGATAGAGAAGCTAATGGAAGCAAGAGATAATGCGAGAGCTCGAACAGAAGTAAAACCAGAAGCTGACATATCAGACGAGCAAATGACTGTAACATGGCAAAAGATGCGAGCGAAATTTGATGCCGTAAAGAAACTTAGAAAGTCACAGCATAGAAAAACGAAGACTGAAGACGAACCAGTGGAGAAAAAGCTGAAATTCCTGAAGCCAGTAGATTAA
- the LOC105280079 gene encoding glucosamine-6-phosphate isomerase isoform X1 produces MRLVICDTVDYVAEWSAKYVAKRINDFQPNQNKYFVLGLPTGSTPLGMYKKLIEYYQQGKVSFKYVKTFNMDEYVDLKRDHPTSYHYYMYNNFFKHIDIDRENVHLLDGNAEDLEKECNDYERKIKEAGGIELFIGGIGPDGHIAFNEPGSSLTSRTRVKTLAHDTLEANARFFGNDINKVPKQALTVGVGTVMDAREVMILITGSNKAFALYKAIEEGVNHMWTVSAFQQHPRTLIICDEDATLELRVKTVKYFKALSEVHRKLIEEDGDAIPRRRVQYN; encoded by the exons ATGCGTCTGGTGATTTGTGATACAGTGGACTATGTCGCAGAATGGTCAGCAAAGTACGTTGCAAAGAGGATCAATGACTTCCAGCCTAATCAAAACAAATACTTTGTCCTTGGGCTTCCTACAG GTAGTACACCTTTGGGAATGTACAAAAAACTGATAGAATATTATCAGCAGGGCAAGGTCTCCTTCAAGTATGTTAAGACATTTAACATGGACGAATATGTAGACCTGAAAAGAGACCATCCAACGTCCTATCACTATTACATGTATAACAACTTCTTCAAACACATAGACATCGATCGGGAAAATGTGCATTTACTTGACGGGAACGCGGAAGATCTTGAGAAAGAGTGCAATGATTACGAAAGAAAGATCAAGGAAGCTGGCGGAATAGAATTATTCATTGGAG GTATTGGTCCAGATGGACACATAGCTTTCAATGAGCCAGGCTCGTCGTTAACTTCCCGCACGCGGGTGAAGACCCTCGCGCATGACACTTTGGAGGCTAACGCGAGATTCTTTGGTAACGACATCAACAAGGTGCCGAAGCAGGCCTTGACTGTAGGCGTTGGCACTGTGATGGACGCTAGAGAAGTGATGATTCTTATCACCGGATCTAACAAGGCTTTCGCTCTTTACAAAGCGATTGAAGAGGGTGTCAATCACATGTGGACGGTCTCCGCGTTCCAACAGCACCCTCGTACGCTCATAATTTGCGATGAGGACGCGACTCTGGAGTTACGTGTGAAAACGGTGAAATATTTCAAG GCGCTCAGTGAGGTACATCGCAAATTGATTGAGGAAGATGGAGATGCAATTCCCCGCCGTAGAGTGCAATATAATTGA
- the LOC105280076 gene encoding M-phase phosphoprotein 6 isoform X2 — protein sequence MDNKRVALSKSILEMKFMKRTKDKVEKEQFEEEGEEYFGSQLKSRMKKTSKFLVEPSYVFCEGLTDGRLSFQGMNPAIEKLMEARDNARARTEVKPEADISDEQMTVTWQKMRAKFDAVKKLRKSQHRKTKTEDEPVEKKLKFLKPVD from the exons ATGGATAACAAGAGGGTGGCTCTGTCAAAGAGTATATTAGAAATGAAG TTTATGAAGCGGACAAAGGACAAAGTTGAGAAGGAGCAAtttgaagaagaaggagaagagtACTTTGGTAGCCAGTTGAAATCACGCATGAAAAAGACATC AAAATTCCTTGTGGAACCAAGCTATGTTTTCTGCGAGGGTCTCACTGATGGTAGGTTAAGTTTCCAAGGGATGAATCCAGCGATAGAGAAGCTAATGGAAGCAAGAGATAATGCGAGAGCTCGAACAGAAGTAAAACCAGAAGCTGACATATCAGACGAGCAAATGACTGTAACATGGCAAAAGATGCGAGCGAAATTTGATGCCGTAAAGAAACTTAGAAAGTCACAGCATAGAAAAACGAAGACTGAAGACGAACCAGTGGAGAAAAAGCTGAAATTCCTGAAGCCAGTAGATTAA
- the LOC105280077 gene encoding uncharacterized protein LOC105280077 encodes MSNELKTIELRELQPILSRTFGDRLIVMRYTTDNLLPPGENYGSTILKVHAVIKRDDDAEEEDLHLVAKMPPPTEYQRRIFDSPYTFKKEIFMYEHILPHYQELEREAGLKEDELFDVLPKYYQSRFSLSPDVEFDDDAVILMENLKARGYYTGNRAKGYDLEHSRVAIRAMARFHALGMTSKYKRADYFEILKQRSKCIDFKTDEFEQVQKDMVTKMAEDPQIAVHIDRCKSALSDMMDTLWTAVPEEPWSTIIHSDFWVNNIMFHCDESGHVDDVKFVDFQNYLFFSPLREMIFFVLSSTNDDVHDENIEELIDLYHETFVVVLKRMGCDTEPFTREKFDAKLAKDAKYEFLHVCFMLKVVTLDVQETEFNYDKIESVMLSYQGNQAFIQRLRRVVLYLIKRNWI; translated from the exons ATGAGCAACGAATTGAAGACGATTGAGTTGCGCGAATTGCAGCCAATACTTAGCCGCACGTTTGGCGATCGGTTGATCGTGATGCGTTACACAACTGACAACCTGTTGCCGCCCGGCGAGAATTATGGCAGTACCATCTTGAAGGTTCACGCGGTAATTAAGCGTGACGATGACGCGGAAGAGGAGGATCTTCATCTCGTGGCGAAAATGCCTCCGCCGACGGAGTACCAACGGCGAATCTTCGACAGTCCGTATACCTTCAAAAAGGAGATCTTTATGTATGAGCACATCTTGCCGCATTATCAAGAACTGGAGAGAGAAGCCGGATTAAAAGAAGACGAGCTATTCGACGTACTGCCCAAATATTATCAATCCCGATTCTCTTTGAGCCCAGACGTGGAATTCGATGACGATGCCGTTATCTTAATGGAGAATTTAAAGGCGCGTGGATACTATACTGGTAACAGGGCGAAAg GGTATGACCTCGAGCACTCGAGAGTCGCGATACGAGCGATGGCCAGATTTCACGCGCTCGGAATGACTAGTAAATATAAGCGTGCCGACTATTTCGAGATACTGAAACAACGTAGCAAGTGTATAGATTTCAAGACCGACGAATTTGAGCAAGTACAAAAAGACATGGTAACTAAGATGGCAGAGGATCCGCAGATAGCCGTTCACATCGATCGCTGCAAATCAGCCTTGAGCGACATGATGGACACTCTTTGGACCGCCGTGCCCGAGGAGCCCTGGTCCACTATTATCCATTCGGACTTCTGGGTGAACAACATTATGTTCCACTGCGATGAGAGCGGTCACGTGGATGACGTGAAATTCGTGGACTTTCAGAACTACCTGTTCTTCAGTCCGTTGCGCGAGATGATATTCTTCGTGCTTTCCAGCACGAACGACGATGTGCATGATGAGAATATCGAGGAACTAATAGATCTTTATCACGAGACATTCGTCGTTGTGCTGAAACGAATGGGCTGTGATACAGAGCCGTTCACAAGGGAGAAGTTCGACGCCAAGCTGGCAAAGGATGCCAAGTACGAGTTTCTACACGTGTGCTTTATGCTCAAGGTAGTCACTCTGGACGTGCAGGAGACAGAGTTTAACTATGATAAAATAGAGAGCGTCATGTTATCGTATCAGGGTAATCAAGCGTTTATTCAACGGTTGCGCAGAGTTGTGCTATATCTCATTAAACGAAATTGGATctag